The Octopus sinensis linkage group LG9, ASM634580v1, whole genome shotgun sequence genomic sequence CACAAGAAGAAGACTCTAATCTCTCTGATATTGGTAGCCCAGTGTCCAATATTACTGGCACCATAGATTTTGGCATTTTACGTACAAGAACCCCTGGTCAAAACCAGACATCATCTTCCACAAAAGCAACTGTAACTATACCACCTGGTCAACCTTATGCAGTTCCTTCTGGGCCCTCTGCTTTAGCAAACCGGCACACAGCTACTACTTCTCGAAATGGTAATTCCAATAGCGGTCAACACAAATCACGGCCCAAAAAGCCCAAACCAAAAACACAACCTAAAGCTAAAGTTATCAAATTCCATGAATACAAGGGTCCACCAAATATTGTGAAAAACATTCAAAATGCAGCACAAAATTTGGCTAATAATTCTGAAACTCCTTACCATATTCTtcttcaacaacagcaactattTCTTCAATGGCAGCTGCAGTTTCAACAGAAAAAGATTTTGTCCAACTCGACTGCGTCCAGCTCTAAAGGGAGTGAAAATCAGGGAACATCTTCTGCCCCTCACAGTTCCTCTGGCAACATGGTTATGACTGGTTCCACCACATCACCAGCTAATGCAGCCAGCGTCACTGCTTCCACAAGTCAACCAAGTCCATCACCTCCACTGTTGCAGCAAAGACCGACACCATCACACACTCCACAGCCACAATCAACaaatcctcaccaccatcatcaccaccaccatcaccatcatcaccatcaacagcagcagcagcagcagcaacaacaacaaaaacaacagcaacaaaagcatcAGCAGATAAGCTTATTATCCCAAAACCAAGCCCATCCATCCTCACTCCCACAAGTGTCTCCAGCTTCTTCCCCATCACAAAAGACTGTAACTTCCATCACTGcaccaacaacaaccaaatcACTCTCCAATCTAGAAGACATGAAAGTTGCTGATTTAAGGGCAGAGCTAAAAAAGCGAAACTTGACTGTGTCTGGTTCGAAACCACAATTGATAGAACGCCTTCGTAATTATTTGGAGATTAAGTCCAACAACACAAACCCAACAGTAACCAATACTTTACTGGATAGTAATAGTAACCTTTCTCTGCAAGGAGTTCAAGCCCTGATATACTCTCCAGAAGAGTCCATGGTTACAAATATTACCCCTCCAAGTTCTCCTAATTGTAAAGACAACTCAAACAAGTTATCTACAATCTCTTTCGATAAGATGGAGATATTGTCTAGCAACTTTCTTCTCCAGAAGAATCATCTTAACAGCAACACCATgaatagcaacagtaacaacaacaacagcagcaacaataacaatagcagcagtagtagtagtaatggtagcagTTCTGTGCCAATGACAGTGGATTCTGTGTCAAGACCACCTTCTGTAGCACCAAATGAAAATGCACCAATGGATGTTGACCAAGGGACTTCTCTTTCAGCAGAGCTATCTCCCAATGTCAATGGTGGGTCCAAAGCAGTTGGGGTGGTCTctccacaacagcagcagctaccAGTTCAAACTCAAGCTCAACAGAGAAATATTCTGGGCCAGGAAGAACTGGTTAAGCAACAACAGAAAACAATTGAAGCTCTTCAGCGCCAGTTGCATGAGTCACAAATGCAATTGCAGTTACAACTTCAGCAACAACAGTtaaaactgcagcagcagcaacaacaacaacaacacatcaatGTATTAAAACAACAACCGCCATCGCCTCAACAAGTAATGGCGGTGCACTCACCACCTCAGGTGGTCAGCGTACAATCTCCACCACAGGTTATGAGTGTTCATTCACCACCTCAGGTAATGGCTCTACATTCTCCTTCTAGCATGATGGCTGTCCAGTCACCACAAATGATGAATGTCCACAGTCCTTCCCAAATTATAAATGTCCAATCTCCAACACAGATTCTCAATGTTCAGTCACCGAGTCAGGTGATCAACCCACAGTCCCCTCCTCAACATGTCATCACTGCTCAGTCCCCTCCTCAAATTCTAAATGTCATGAACATCACTGCTGCTGACTCCAAAGTGCCTATGGCTCCTGCCCTCCCTCACACATCGCCATTGCAGGTACAACAATCTCTCAAATCTCTTGGACTAACCCCAATTCCGATCTCAGCTCACTTACTTCAGACATCATCTCCCAGTGTACAACCAACCCAAAGTCTACCTGCAGTGATTGTGACTACTTCAACTGCCACTACCGATATCAAACCCAACTTTGATGAATTATTTGGCAGTCCTCAACCACAGTTGAGTCCTGCCAGTCCTGTTGAGCTGGCTAATCTGGCTTTGAACTATTCCACTTCACCAGCATCTGTATCGCCATTCCTGATTAGTGTATCAAAAGACAGCTCAAGGGAAGGAAGTCCATCTCCAAAAGGTTTCATAGGTAGTCCCAGGTATAgtaatgttgtttttattattcttattcttcttcctattattatattatggtgGCAAGCTGCTAGAATTGTTAGTGttgaaaaaatgctttgcagtatttgttctgactcttcatattttgagttcaaaccctgcgtATATCTTTTCCTGAGATTCATTAACGaaagatatagacatacatacatgtacaaacatgctATCCTTAAGATAGCATGTTTTACATTGTGTCATATATTTCTATAGTGTATattcataagtatacatatggcATACATGTGAGAAGAATGCTGGCAAGTTATGCAACATGAATGAAGCTCAAGCATCAATAAAGGAAAATGTAATGTAGAGCTATAAGATGAAATTTGATTATAGTCAAGAATATGCATTGGTAAAACAATGGAAAATTACTACCTAAATACTACcagtaaatttaaatatatatatatatatatatatcatcatcatcatttaacgtccgcttaccatgctagcatgggttggacggttcaactggggtctggggagcccgaaggctgcaccaggccagtcagatctggcagtgtttctacagctggatgcccttcctaacgccaaccactccgagagtgtagtgggtgattttatgtgccaccgacacaggtgccagacgaggctggcgaacggccacgctcggatggtgtttttatgtgccaccgacacaggtgccagacgaggctggcagacggccacgctcggatggtgtttttatgtcccaccgacacaggtggcacatatatatatatatatatatatatatatatatacacacacacacatactatgatGCATTTTTAATACAGTTAGGATTTGTCTCAAaacacaatatcatcatcaataccattatCCTATTTACCTTTGTGTGTAGTGAAAAATTGAGCCCATCTTGTACTCACGTTATTGTCAATGAAGTGTGTTCTTTGTCTATACATAGCACAcagttatataattaaatattgtcgcatgaaaaatgaaagtgaagtaggctgttatgtaaatatatagtaacaatataatcttagtattacttatattaaAGCAAtgggcatacatacacaaatacgcccCACCAgctttgttttctcataactttcaggaaaatacatattttttaatgaaatttgctataaatacacttcagatagtgtagattacaattatattgaATTTGTTGGGTGGGGGGGAGAAAATTGGGGGAAAGGTGTTTCAAAAAATTCCCACAAGTCAgttttgtttccttataactttcaACAAACATGCCTTTCAGAGTATGTAAGTTACAGTTATATAGGAATTTCATGTGACAAGAAGAATggtgagcatacacacacacacacacacatactgacacacatcacaatttttttcaaaatttcaactcattttgtagatatacatgatgtgtattagtatatatgtgtgctatcccacaaatttctttcatattaaattctgatataattgtAGCCTGCAcattctgaaaggtatttgtagaaaatttcatgagAAAATAACCATTTTTATGAAAGTTAGGAGGAAACAAAGCCAACTTGTGTAAATTTTCTGAAACTCTTCTCACTACCCttgctaaaatattttcacaacaaattcttaTATTATAAGAGTCTACAAAATGTGCAAAGACTGTAGTCTGGTCATGAACACTTTGTTCTTGTCAGTTACTGTATATCATTTTGCATGCACTATCAGAAGTCcataataaacatataattgaagtatacatacacaaactttgtttcctcataacttctagaaaatggatattttttcatgaaatttcctacaaatatgcttcagatggtgtaAATTCCCATTATATCTGAATTTgttgtggaaaatattttttcaggaGAGTGAGGAGAGGaacttcagaaaattcacacaagtTGGCTTTGTTTTCACATAGCTTTTGGAAAATTTCTACACCCACCCTTCCAAAGTGTGTAGATTTTGATTATATCAGAAtctgtttaaagaaaaaaatatgtgatgtgtgtcagtatgtatgtatgctatagcaccaattgttattttcatatcaaATTGTAATCTTTCTGAAGTGTATTtgtagaatttcattaaaaaatatccattttttctgaaagttatagaAGCAAAGTTTTTTGGgtacatatgtgtaggtatgctgCAGCTTACTCTGGCCAGTTACTATATATCATTGTGCATGCATTACCAGAAGTCcatagtatttttttaaaattatgatcgtagacatacatacatacagacagacacacacacacacctgggtTCCACATGCATGTTGTAGGTGCCTCACACTGTATTGAAACCCAGAATCATTTGATTATAAAATCTAACACTCCGACCACATAACAGTACCTACACCAATCATGTTATGTATCCCTTTGGTATGTCaataaactacattatttattAGTTTTACTACTCTCAGAGAGAAGAGAACAgctttaatgtttttttgttgttgtttttatagtaattaccattatgattattatttggtGTTTGTTTAATTTCAGTAGCGTTAGTATATCTCCTGTCACCTCTACATCAGCAAGCCAGGAGTCAACTACTGACAGTACAGTAGCCAGCACAAACTTAACCAATCAACCTGCAGCTAACAACGAAGTTAATCCTGCAACTGGCTCTTTTTTCTCCATCCCAATGAGACAACCTCCAAAATATGATGAGGCTGTTAAGAAAAAACATCAACTTTCTCAGgtgaattttttattattattattattattgttattattattattattatcaattaaggcggcgagctggcagaatcgttagcatgctctctttttactctttactcttttacttgtttcagtcatttgactgcggccatgctggagcaccacctttagtcgagcatatcgaccctgggacttattctttgtaagcccagtacttattctatcgatctctttttgccaaaccgctaagtgacggggacgtaaacacaccagcatcggttgtcaagcgatggtggggggacaaacacagacgggtgaaatgcttaatggtattttgcccatcgctacatactgagttcaaattccgctgaggttgactttatctttcatcctttcggggttgataaaataagtacccgttgaacactggggtcgatgtaattgactcatcccttccccccaaattactgcccttgtggcaaaatttgaaaccatttttattattattattattattattattattattattattaaggtggagagTTAGCATGAACATTAGCATACCAGAAAAAttgcttagtagtattttttctgtctttatgttctgacttcaaattccattgaggttgacttcgtctttcatcctttcagggtttataaattaagtactaattgagCATCAAAGTCATATAATCATCTAGCACCACTCTCCACAAAATTTCATGCCAGGTACCTATAGTAGAATggcttaatataattttattcaggctttgtgcctattatagaaagaaataataattataataataattattattattgtaggaggaggaaaaaataaaatgcaaattgaatctatttttcttttatttaattgatCTTACTTCAATATTGTTTATTACACCCTACCACTACCCAGTAATTTAAATAGTCTCATCACTGTATGTCTTTCTCTGTAAAATAGTTGTGAGGTTTGTCTTTCAGTTCATTATACTAATAGCAGACTTAGATAGgataatgaacaatgtgtccccactatgcaaaccctatgaaacaaagaaacatgtacagaacttcatgcaccacaggcagttctctggatatgatcagaaagatagggtttgGGTTTACAGGGGagctagaaagaagttagatatgtaatgaaaccagtgataactgccctagatatagaagtaaaaactggaataggatacaaagagtttgtgacaaagcaaaTGGCGTACACGTGTTACAAGACCAACAAATATCAAGGCgtgatgtttgtagaggtcacagcccatggagaactagccccaaaatttaggaaagctctgaaggaggcCAAACTCAACCAAAAAATCATTGAAAAACCAGGgagctccatcagatcacaactatgtaggatgtACCTCTTTGAGAATACCattgcaccaatgataactgcattaactgtagaactagaaatgtagtttacagcataaaaTGCATAGAGGatgcttgtaaagacaagaacatgatatacataggtaagacatctagaagcattgcggaaagactaaatgaatatTTGAGACAATATCACAacaaaaaaacagtcctccatactctaccaacatgccaaagaccaacatggaAGCACTTTGGGTCAACTTGATATCCACATTTTATCCAAACACTtgaaggacccaacactcagacaaatacaagaGTACATTCTCATAAATGATATATCCCTAGCACTAAATAGGGAATATATGTAGAAGATAGTCATACCCCAATAcccacaatttatatatacataggtagagTTAGTAGGctgttatatagacatatatatatatgtgtgtgtgtgtgtgtgtgtatatatatatatatatataggtaaattgaCATCTAAGTAAACAGATAGAAAGGTACATAGTTAATACAGACAGATTAGCACATTAACacatgaagactgaaacacatgaccatatacacacatgcacatatggagacatatccatacataacagatgcacatacatacacacacacacaaacccatacacacacactcaaacatgcacacacgaggCCCCAGAggtacacataaaaacacacaaacaaacacaaacatgaacacaaaaacatgaatatgcaaaatacatatgtacatacaaacgtacacacatgcatacatatatatatgcatacacatgacagatgcatgtacatagtcacacaaacccatacatgtagacacactcaaacatgctCACACAAGGAGGCAGAGGTacaccaacaaatacacacatgcaaacatacaaacacacatacatgcagaatacatacatacacacatgcatacacacacacacacacacacacacacacacacacacatatatatatatatatatatatatatatatatgcatatacacacatacatgtatacacatgcacactgatgcacatgcacacaaacaaaaaggACGCAGCTCTTATAATGGACAGAGTCcattgcaagatgcaatgaaaattttagaaaaaaataagtaaatgagtggaaatcaaactgGTGAATGTGTcaaataataaggcattaaaagagaatgactctccccagacacaataaaagacaaagatagCTTTTTCTTTAAGGTTAGCATCTAAATAGATAAcgttctccttccttctctctctccctttctcatcaTAATCAAACACATTTGACAATCCTCCCTTTTCTTACTTAAATatacttgtttttcttcttagaCTCCAGTGTTTGTAACTTTGCAAGATGGCGCTGTGGCAGCTAATGGTCTGGCCCAAAACCCCGCTCCAGCCATGGTTGCAAATGAAGCTGGCGCCAACAATCTCAACATCAATGTATCAACCAAGAGTCAAGCTATGGATGATGTTTTAGAAATATTGATTAGAAATGGAGGTTAGTCAGTTGGTTTTGgatttgatttcatattttatttcctgtcttgCCAGTGGGAGTGGGGGTGTTTTCTATGAAAATACAGTTGAACATTTTGCTTCACCtttctatatttattcatttattgttggAGCCAGTTCTCAATTGTTAATTATGGAAGTTAAACTCTTTGtacttgaaagtttttttttttataaaatttgtgtGGAATTTCATTTATGCAGTTTGTACTTTACAGTACTTTAAAGCAGTCTGTATGTTGGATATAAACtatttaaaagttattttggAATGCTGTAATCAGAACTGATAACATTGGAATCGAATTTCAAATCCTCTGCTTTTctatttcaaattccacttacCAAAATCTTAATCAACTAATGAGAAAATGTGACTTAATGATCAATCTGGCTGGATGTTTGTCACAGTCAAGTTATTGGTTGCTGTTGGGTTTGAATTATTCTAACAGAACTATTTTTAGGGTTATAAACTTGCATAAGTAAGTTTTAGCTCAATGTTAAGAAAACTAGTGGGTTTTGTTGCTTTATTATGTTGGTGTTTAACTTCAAATTTTTGTAAAAAGATGTGGCATTAGAAATTTCTGATTatgaagaatttttgatgtagCTCAAATTTTAAACAGACAAACTTTAACTGCTACAGATATTTCTTTATAATACATTTTAGGTTTTATCTCTTAAGAAATAGTATTAATGATACTGTTTGGTCAGTAAGTATAGAAATGATTATAtcagtattttattgttttgtttgcttgcttATTTCAGAACTTCCTCCAAGTGCAGCACAAGAACCCCCTccaacaccaaaaacaacaagCCAGACGCCAACAACATCAACGATTACTGTAACCCAAGTTGttgccaccagcagcagcacaagTTCAGCATTTTCTGTGGCTACGATGTTaatgccatcaccatcattgccactCCACAACAATGTATCTACAACAGCTGTTAATCAGCGACCTGTGGTGTCAGTGTTGGCACCAGTCTTGATAAAACAAGAACCTGATATTTCATCATCGCCACCAACCTTAACTTGTGATGGAACCAGCCACGAATTTGTTGATATTAATGACGTTCTTAGCCAAGATTTTAACAATATGGACTGGACATCAGACAACAGCTTCCCCAGCTTGGATCTTCCAGATATCTTTACTGATCAGAAAATGACCAACTCTAGTGTgccaataattaataaaatagatgctGCCAACCCCGGTTCTTCATCAGATTTAGATGTACTGAATTTACCACAAGACTCAGAAACCTCTTGCAACATGCAAATAGATGTATCGGACTGGTTGGATGCTTCCTTCTCTTCAGCATCACTCAACACACCCATCTCTTTCACATCATCAGACCCAATTCTAACACCCAAAACACAACaagatgttttatttaattttgtcgaAGCTGATTTCTCAAGTGTTTCTGATACTCAGTGTGGTATGGATTAGGCTAAGCGAACAAATCTGTTAATAATTTGAAATCGGTCGCCAATGGTTTGAATGGTGAGTTTTAGTCATGAATTAAACACACATTTAACTATCTTGGCTCTACTTCCAAGATTGAACCAGTTGGCAGCAGGATAAAGATAGCCTGCGATAATTATCAGAAGAGCTGTGTGTTTGATCTGCCAGCACAGCCATGGAGATCACTGTATAACTGCATTAACTAATACAGCACATTGGAATGTCGTTCACTGAAcctcatatacactcacataattTTAGTACATCCTGCCTAGAAAGTGGAGGAGGGAGAGGTTTGGAGTTCATCACAAGAACATATTCTCTTACCCATTGGCTAAATTCTGGTACATAAAAATCTGGTTTTTGTTTTTGAGAGGAGTACAATCCTTTGTGGAATTAACTCTAGCTTTGGAGAAATTCATACTAGAAAGTTTTTGATTGCTCCAAAGGAGAAGTTTCTTCAGTAGAAGAGAaaccattctttttcttttattatcattattttttttaatacttctttctgAATTCCTCCCAAATTCCTCTTGCTTGTAAtctagatgcaaaaaaaaaaatcactgtttTACAAATTTCTGTTTAGCTTTCTCTGACTTATtgacttttaaaatttaaaaacagaaaacaacactCCCccacccaacaaaaaaaaaactgaacttgAGATTTTAATGGTCCACTGCCCTTCTTCActcaatgtgtccttcctcttctttcctcATTGCACAAATTAATCACTTGATAACTGTTCAATTTTGGCTCTTGCCcttgctcttccttccttctttctctcccaatCTTCATAGTTGACTGCTGGGAAGTATCTGTTATGGGGGAGACTTTACTAtgctctccttcttttctttgttttactcAATATACTAAATTACCAGCTTTATTCAGTGGGAACGActtgtatttttttgtacatgtaaGGTTTAATGATCAATgctaaatagtaaaaaaaaatggtaaaaaacatTGCATTTTTGGTGAAGTTTAGGGAATGGGGGATATTGTGTACtgacatgcatgtacacacctacatgactacacacattcacacaaccagACATCAATCAATGCATACACATTCAAACCCAGCTCTTCAAAGTTCTCTTTCTGTTGACACCTGAACAcccacataagcatacacacacacacacacacacacacacacacacacattgggtgcATCTACACAGTAGCTGATATTGAAGAAAGCTGCTATGTCCCAAACTGATAATTTCCCAAAGAAACTTTGGAAACTGTTTCTGTGAAATGGTCAACAAAGCACAAATGTATTTGTGATACCAGGACCAACAAGTGTGTATAATAAAcaggagaaaatatataataataataataataataataataataataataataaggtggaactaacaaaaagataaaaattgaaaaactcTATCACTATTATGAATGTTGATTTAAGTTATGAGTGCGAATGCAAGTGAAGtctgatttaaaaacaaaattaccaacaaaaaaaaaacaaaaagagaaaaacctTCCCTATAACAAccacaaaaaaatttaatatctttGTTCTGTGATTGAAGCTTCCAGTTTGTTCCATGACCTGACATGGTAACCACTGCCAACAGTGTCAAGTTACCATTGTGTCCACAAATCCATACTGACAACTGTCTAGTTAGCATTGCTTTTTTTTCCCAGCCACACATTCGTACCTAGAATAACCCACCATGATCTATCTCTGATTCTCTTTCATGAGCTTTGATGTTTGGCTTGAATGGTGCAACAAACAAAATATCTTACAAGATTCACATGCAGTtgattttcttgttctttttttttttgtcttttttttaactttcacttTCTTCACACTCAGGTTatgaaaaatgattaaaaaaacaaaaaaatcactttaaaaaaaaaacaaaatatgaacaattatttaaattattctaatttaaagatttttgcatatttataaaggtcattctttttcttgattttcttttaatttttttaattgtttatttttattattattatcattattattattgttattattattgttttgttttttttttgcttccttcTACAGTCAGAAGaatcaaaaaaaaattccatcacaCTAACAATATATGGAACATAAAATTAGTTAaccattatttcttaattttgttatttttttcttccctgTCCCCTCCCTCAGGTGCAGTGAGGGGTGGTACTGGTAGCagtcaatttgacatttattagACAAGAAGCAGAGATTAAGTTTGTCTTTTGTGTTGGTCTTTTCCTCCAGAAATTCCAACTCATTGGATCTGAAGTGCGGTAATTTCATGCCTACAGTCATGAAAATTGTAAATGAGAGAACAGGTACTGTTACTTCCCATAGGCTATCAGGAGGTTAATACCAAAGCTAAAGAAatttgtagtaagaagtttgcttcccaaccacatggttgcaagttcagttccattgcatagtaccttggacatgtgtcttccactatagccccaggctgacaaaAGCTTGTGAGTAattttggttgacagaaattaaaagtctatcatatatagatgtgtgtgaaaAAGTACTTATGTTTCCACAAGTGTGGAAAAGTACTTGTTTCCTGGCCAAGGGAATGTTATAACCATCTGAAGATTATCTAATATTTTAACTGACCAATGTCAGAGTATCTGCAAAGGTCATGGGCAATGCTTCTTTCTCCAGAttcaacaaaatttaaataatgacaatacttctgctgctgatgataataaaaGGAAGGCAAAAAATGAATAATGCAATTAAATGTGATTAGTTCAACAATGATTCTTTGctatcagaaaataaaatagaaagcaaTAGAATCTGTTGATTTACCATTCatggaatatttttgaaatataaaatgaaatatcagaTATGTGATATATTGATGAGTAAaactataatgataatagtaatagtaataatttggGGT encodes the following:
- the LOC115215371 gene encoding myocardin-related transcription factor B isoform X1, with product MDCGEVVSPKKSFESSSSSNWTPLYGGARLDQDTIQYFHKFYCKDCRMEKQAAERAKASSVVGGENALGGTSPTAGYTSQQPSSPQNSLDELSLQQAMDKNKECGLLSNQFNGALLHNEEMPDSQMTLLQTAPATRFDATTALKRKLMLRRSVTELVDRGIYPPLKTPPAYAEQRKQLERAKTGDLLRHKIQHRPDRESLVNQHILEDTNVDPSLHDRQRQLKRAKLADGLNDKLSHRPGPLELVQGNILQANEELAEAIKGIKLRDLSSKKFLATEQEGLIKFQKTSDGDEAEVRLTQHFGCEEESNSDEPLSPTQEEDSNLSDIGSPVSNITGTIDFGILRTRTPGQNQTSSSTKATVTIPPGQPYAVPSGPSALANRHTATTSRNGNSNSGQHKSRPKKPKPKTQPKAKVIKFHEYKGPPNIVKNIQNAAQNLANNSETPYHILLQQQQLFLQWQLQFQQKKILSNSTASSSKGSENQGTSSAPHSSSGNMVMTGSTTSPANAASVTASTSQPSPSPPLLQQRPTPSHTPQPQSTNPHHHHHHHHHHHHHQQQQQQQQQQQKQQQQKHQQISLLSQNQAHPSSLPQVSPASSPSQKTVTSITAPTTTKSLSNLEDMKVADLRAELKKRNLTVSGSKPQLIERLRNYLEIKSNNTNPTVTNTLLDSNSNLSLQGVQALIYSPEESMVTNITPPSSPNCKDNSNKLSTISFDKMEILSSNFLLQKNHLNSNTMNSNSNNNNSSNNNNSSSSSSNGSSSVPMTVDSVSRPPSVAPNENAPMDVDQGTSLSAELSPNVNGGSKAVGVVSPQQQQLPVQTQAQQRNILGQEELVKQQQKTIEALQRQLHESQMQLQLQLQQQQLKLQQQQQQQQHINVLKQQPPSPQQVMAVHSPPQVVSVQSPPQVMSVHSPPQVMALHSPSSMMAVQSPQMMNVHSPSQIINVQSPTQILNVQSPSQVINPQSPPQHVITAQSPPQILNVMNITAADSKVPMAPALPHTSPLQVQQSLKSLGLTPIPISAHLLQTSSPSVQPTQSLPAVIVTTSTATTDIKPNFDELFGSPQPQLSPASPVELANLALNYSTSPASVSPFLISVSKDSSREGSPSPKGFIGSPSSVSISPVTSTSASQESTTDSTVASTNLTNQPAANNEVNPATGSFFSIPMRQPPKYDEAVKKKHQLSQTPVFVTLQDGAVAANGLAQNPAPAMVANEAGANNLNINVSTKSQAMDDVLEILIRNGELPPSAAQEPPPTPKTTSQTPTTSTITVTQVVATSSSTSSAFSVATMLMPSPSLPLHNNVSTTAVNQRPVVSVLAPVLIKQEPDISSSPPTLTCDGTSHEFVDINDVLSQDFNNMDWTSDNSFPSLDLPDIFTDQKMTNSSVPIINKIDAANPGSSSDLDVLNLPQDSETSCNMQIDVSDWLDASFSSASLNTPISFTSSDPILTPKTQQDVLFNFVEADFSSVSDTQCGMD
- the LOC115215371 gene encoding myocardin-related transcription factor B isoform X4 is translated as MDCGEVVSPKKSFESSSSSNWTPLYGGARLDQDTIQYFHKFYCKDCRMEKQAAERAKASSVVGGENALGGTSPTAGYTSQQPSSPQNSLDELSLQQAMDKNKECGLLSNQFNGALLHNEEMPDSQMTLLQTAPATRFDATTALKRKLMLRRSVTELVDRGIYPPLKTPPAYAEQRKQLERAKTGDLLRHKIQHRPDRESLVNQHILEDTNVDPSLHDRQRQLKRAKLADGLNDKLSHRPGPLELVQGNILQANEELAEAIKEGLIKFQKTSDGDEAEVRLTQHFGCEEESNSDEPLSPTQEEDSNLSDIGSPVSNITGTIDFGILRTRTPGQNQTSSSTKATVTIPPGQPYAVPSGPSALANRHTATTSRNGNSNSGQHKSRPKKPKPKTQPKAKVIKFHEYKGPPNIVKNIQNAAQNLANNSETPYHILLQQQQLFLQWQLQFQQKKILSNSTASSSKGSENQGTSSAPHSSSGNMVMTGSTTSPANAASVTASTSQPSPSPPLLQQRPTPSHTPQPQSTNPHHHHHHHHHHHHHQQQQQQQQQQQKQQQQKHQQISLLSQNQAHPSSLPQVSPASSPSQKTVTSITAPTTTKSLSNLEDMKVADLRAELKKRNLTVSGSKPQLIERLRNYLEIKSNNTNPTVTNTLLDSNSNLSLQGVQALIYSPEESMVTNITPPSSPNCKDNSNKLSTISFDKMEILSSNFLLQKNHLNSNTMNSNSNNNNSSNNNNSSSSSSNGSSSVPMTVDSVSRPPSVAPNENAPMDVDQGTSLSAELSPNVNGGSKAVGVVSPQQQQLPVQTQAQQRNILGQEELVKQQQKTIEALQRQLHESQMQLQLQLQQQQLKLQQQQQQQQHINVLKQQPPSPQQVMAVHSPPQVVSVQSPPQVMSVHSPPQVMALHSPSSMMAVQSPQMMNVHSPSQIINVQSPTQILNVQSPSQVINPQSPPQHVITAQSPPQILNVMNITAADSKVPMAPALPHTSPLQVQQSLKSLGLTPIPISAHLLQTSSPSVQPTQSLPAVIVTTSTATTDIKPNFDELFGSPQPQLSPASPVELANLALNYSTSPASVSPFLISVSKDSSREGSPSPKGFIGSPSSVSISPVTSTSASQESTTDSTVASTNLTNQPAANNEVNPATGSFFSIPMRQPPKYDEAVKKKHQLSQTPVFVTLQDGAVAANGLAQNPAPAMVANEAGANNLNINVSTKSQAMDDVLEILIRNGELPPSAAQEPPPTPKTTSQTPTTSTITVTQVVATSSSTSSAFSVATMLMPSPSLPLHNNVSTTAVNQRPVVSVLAPVLIKQEPDISSSPPTLTCDGTSHEFVDINDVLSQDFNNMDWTSDNSFPSLDLPDIFTDQKMTNSSVPIINKIDAANPGSSSDLDVLNLPQDSETSCNMQIDVSDWLDASFSSASLNTPISFTSSDPILTPKTQQDVLFNFVEADFSSVSDTQCGMD